A region of the Desulfobulbaceae bacterium genome:
GATAATTACTTCCGCCTCCGGTAGCATATTTTGTGCTGCCTCCATGACCTGCACACCATCAATGTCTGCCATTTTAAGATCAGTAATTATCAGGTCAAAGTGATCACGAGAAATTTTGTCAATGGCCTCCATTCCGTTCGGCGCTGTTGCTACGGAATATCCATCGGCGTTAAGGATGTGGCTTATGTTCTGAAGGTTGATAACTTCATCGTCAACAACCAATATTCGTAAATCTTTATTGTCGGACATCATTTGTTCCTATCTCGTTTAACGGTATTGTCATGCTGTAGTTTGTCCCTCGCTTGATGGTAACGTGATGTCAAATCTGGTTCCCTTCCCCGGTGCACTTTGCACCACAATACTTCCTTTGTGTTTTTTAATAATTCCGTAAACAACAGCTAAGCCCAGTCCCGTTCCTTCTCCCACCTTTTTGGTGGTGTAGAATGGATCA
Encoded here:
- a CDS encoding sensor histidine kinase, which codes for DPFYTTKKVGEGTGLGLAVVYGIIKKHKGSIVVQSAPGKGTRFDITLPSSEGQTTA